The Enterobacter asburiae sequence TCTCCTCCGTTGTCGCCGGACCGCCTAAATCGTAGGTCGCCACCTTCCCCTCACGAACAACGCGATCGACAGCCTGCTGCAGTTTTTCCGCCTGCGCCTCAAAGCCGAGGTACGCCAGCATTAGCGCAATTGTGTAGAACATCGCACACGGATTGGCTTTTCCCTGCCCCGCCATCCCCGGCGCTGCCGTGTACCGGTTCAAAATAGGCCACCTCGCTGCCAATGTTGGCGCTGGGCGCCAGGCCAAGCCCGCCCATCACGCCGGCGGCCAGATCCGACAAGATATCGCCAAACATATTTTCCGCGACAATCACGCCAAATTCGTGAGGCTTACGCACCAGCCAGAGGGCAATCGCATCCACGTTGTGAATATCTGCCCGAATGTCAGGGAAGTGCGCGGCCACTTCCTGAAAGATTGTTGCCGCAAAATGACCGCTTTCGCGCATGACGTTGGGTTTATCGGCAAACGTGACGCGTGAAAAGCGGTGTTGGCGGGCATAGTCAAAGGCCGTCTGAAACAGGCGCTCCAGGCCGTAGCGCGTTTGCAGACGCACTGACCATGCCGCCTCTTCCGGGCCATATTTTTCGAGATTCGGGTGTTTAAGCCAGCTGGCCACGTTCTCACCGACACCTTTAAAATCCATACCGGCGTACAGCCCCTCGGTATTTTCCCGAATCACACAGCAGCGGAAAGGACGGCGATCTCCCGTCACGTATTTCACCGGGCGGATGTTGGCATAGAGCCCAAGCCGCTGACGGAGCTGAATCACCGGTGAAACATACTCAATGCCTTTCTGCTGGAGCGCGACGGGCAGCGCCTGCTGAGCCTGCACTTTCCCCTTGCTGGTGATGGCGCCCAGCAGTACCGCGTCCGCCTCAGCAATCTGTTCCCAGGTACGTGCCGGCACAGGATTGCCCTCGCGTTCCCAGCAGGACCAGCCTATTTCACCAAAGGTCAGGCTGATGGGGAGATCCAGCGCACCGATAACGGGCAGCGCAGCGTCGCAAACCTCCTGACCAATACCGTCTCCCGGCAAAACCAGAACATTTTTTTTCATAAGGTATCGATCCATTCGTTGAGCAGCGCATTCACCGCAGCGGGATTGTCATTCCACGGACGCATCCCCGCGCCGGGGATACGTTTGTAATAGTGCTGGGTTCGGGGGCTGTGGGTCTGGTTTTCCCATGAGGCCAGCTGGGATTTTTCACCCACAATCGCAAGATAGTTACCGTCATAGGCGGCAATATCCGCGCGGGCATCCATCTTTAACAGCAGTGAGAAGCCGGTGAGCATGCGTTTAATCGCCGCCATTTTCTCTGCATCTGGCAGGGAAAATTTTTCCTGCGGCGCAGGCTGACCTTCGGGCAGGACGTAGTGATGCAGAATATCCATGGCCGAACCGAGTTCACCTTTTTCAAGCAGTGCGATGAGACGCACCAGCCGCTGCGTTAATTTCTCGTCGGCAAAACCGGGGGCGCTCACGCTCATGACGCCCGCTACGCCGCGCAAACGGTGCGCCAGCAGCTGCACCAGCGTGCCCGCCATCGCAAACCCCACCAGCAGCCAGGGGCGTTTGACCTGGGCATTTAGCTTCTGGCAAAGCGCGTCAATCGCGCTCTGCGGATCGTCGTGCGTAATCAGGCTCAACGTATCGACGATGGTGACGGAAAAACCTTTTTCTTCGAGCAAGGTAACCAGCGGAGCGCAAAATGCCCCGCCGTCCCAGGCAGGCATGACCGGTGCCAGTATCACCGCATCCTGTAACTTCATGCTGCGGTCCCTGTGATCACGTTTTCAATAGCGCTGAAGACACGCTGACTCTCTGTCGTCAATGACTCTTCAACCATTTTCCGGTTCTCCACGCTGAGATTTTTCACCCCAAGGATCATATCCACTACGCTGCGGTAAGAGGCGTTGTAAAATTCCTTCGAAACCAGCTGATGCACCTGATTAAATATCCACTCCGTGTGATAACGTTCTTTGCCTTCGTTGAAATTACACAGCGACAGCCAGATTTCCATCGCCAGATTTCCCGCCCCTTTTCCCATGCCGGTCAGGGAGCTATCAATAAAGGTCGCGCCGGCCTTTACGGCCTCAATGGAGTTTGCCATTGCCAGCCCCAGGTTATCGTGGGCATGGAATCCCACCTCAAGCGGCGTTGCGCATTTAAGCAGGTTAACCAGGCGGGCGGTCTGTTCAGGCCGCAGGCTGCCGTTAGAATCCGCAATGCAAATAATATCGGCCCCGGCGTTCTCACACTGCAATGCCACGTCAACAAGCGTCTTCGCGTTAATTTGGCTGGCGCGCGTAAAGTTCATGCTCACGCGCAGGCCATTTTCTTTCGCCACCTCACACAGTTCCAGCGCGGGTTGGGGATTGTCGGTTTTAATACAGAGCCGAAGCAGCGCAACGCCACATTCCCGCAGGCGAATAATATCCTGCCGGGTAATATTATGGGGGTGGGCAATGACAACTAATTTCGCTTCGGGCACGGCATCATGAATTGCCTGAATATAATTATCAGGCGACATTCCGGTTAAACCAATATCCGCGATGGGTTTAAATGAACCGTTTCGGTAACCTATTTCAATCCATTCAACGCCACTGCCCACCAGTGCGCGCACATGCTTAATTGCGTAGTCTATAGGAAAGCTGAAATTGTTTTGATACCCGCCATCCCTTAATGTGACATCTATATTATTAATCATTGATATTACTCTCTTTACTGGAGAAAAATTCCATAAACCCATATTGACCAAAAACATATACAAGGAAACCAACAACGCAGACGCAGGCAATAATCAGCGCGGTCATGACGGGAGCATGGGCTGAAAGTTTTCCAATCAGGAAGGTTGCGAGCGCTGCGCTTCCGAGCTGTAAGGCCCCCATTACACCCGAAGCGGTACCCGACGCCTGCGGGTGCGCCGCGATGGCAGACGCCGTGCCCAACGGCAGCAGGAAGCCATTGCCAAAGGTCAGAATGCCGATGGAGAGAATGCTGGTAAACAAAGGTACAGGGCTTAAGTACATCTGAAGTGCAAAAATAATGCCGCCGAGGACAAATATGCGATACCCAAGGCGAATGGTCTCTTCAATACCCGCCTGACGAGATCTCTTCTTAGCGATCAGATTCCCCGCCACGTAGCTTACGGATAGCAGAATATAGGTGTAACCGATATAAAGCGGCGAAAGCCCGAGTTTGCCCAGCAAAAAGGGGGACTCTACGATATAGGAAAAATAGGCTGCATAAGCAAAACAGGGAATCGCGGCATAAAACAAAAACTGCCGGTTTCTTAACACCACAAGCGTATTGACCATGGCCGCCACCGCGCTCAGCTTTTGCCTTTTCTCAGGCGGTAAGGTTTCGCGCAGTGCGGTGAGGCACAGTCCCAGCGTCATGACGATAAACAAGGTCAAAAAGATAAAACAGGATTTCCAGCCGAAGTGTTGGGTTAACACGCCGCCGATCATGGGTGCAATGGCCGGCGACATACCCACAAAGGGAAATATGACAAGATAAAGCTGAGCCGAAGACTTCTTATCCAGCATGTCATTAATAATCGCCCGGCTGACGGTGATACCGGCGCAGGAGCCGATGCCCTGTAATAAGCGTAAAATAAGCAGCTCATTAATATGAGTAGAGTAAATAACGCCTACCGTCGAAACCAACCAGATTAACAGCCCCGCAATAAGCGTTTTCTTTCTCCCCAGACTGTCGCTTAACGGCCCGTACACCAGCTGTGAAAACGCAACGCCAAATAAAAACAGGGCGATTGCATCCTGTATTTGCGCCTCCGTGACCTTATAAAATAATTGCATTTCGCTCAGTGCAGGCAAAAAGATATCGGTAGATATTAATCCGCCCACGGACAGGCATGCAATTAATACCACCAGGGGCATAGATAGCGTTTTATTCATATTCGTATAAACCAGGAATTGGGGTAATACGAATTTATCGGAAGCGCTTCACAATGAGAACAATAATAAACTAAACGGTCTGTTGCACATTAGTAAACGAACGTTTTCTGTCGATAAGATAACGGTAGCGGCGCAACCATCAACCGCATGCGGCGGAAAAGAGAAAGCCTGGGCTCAGGCTTTCTCAGTTTACGCTATCACGCCTCGGTTTTGCGCCACCGGCGCGTCAGCACTTTCTCCGCCTCGACAATAAGGAACATCACAAAACCAATCAGGAAGGTGATGACCCAGTAGCGGAACGGCAGCGCTTCGGTGCCAAACAGCATCTGCATGAAGGGTGCGTAAATGATAAGAAGCTGTAGCGCCAGCAGTACGCCGCTCACGATCCAAATCCCTTTATTCGCCAGCAGGCCTTTGCTCAGCGAGAAGCCGTCATTAACGCGGCAGTTAAGCATGTAGAACCACTGCGCAGTGACCAGGGTTTGCAGCAGCACGGTGCGGATAAATTCCGCCGAGTAGCCGCGCGGCTGTAGCCAGGCTTCGAGCACGAAGGCGCTGATGGCAATCATCAGACCGACAAACACCACGCGCCAGATGGCATAGCCGTCCATCACATGGAGATTTGCCTTGCGCGGTGGCCGGTTCATGATGTCCTTCTCACCCGCTTCAAACGCCAGGCCAAACGACAGCGTTGCCGACGTCGCCATGTTCATCCACAGGATCAGGACAGGCGTCAGCGGGATCAGGTTCCCCGCCAGTAGCGCGATGATGATCAGCAGAGCCTGCGCGATGTTGCTGGGGATAACGAACAGAATGGTCTTTTTCAGGTTATCGTAAACCCGACGCCCCTCGTGCACCGCGCTGGCAATGGTGGCAAAG is a genomic window containing:
- a CDS encoding 3-hydroxy-3-methylglutaryl-CoA lyase, encoding MINNIDVTLRDGGYQNNFSFPIDYAIKHVRALVGSGVEWIEIGYRNGSFKPIADIGLTGMSPDNYIQAIHDAVPEAKLVVIAHPHNITRQDIIRLRECGVALLRLCIKTDNPQPALELCEVAKENGLRVSMNFTRASQINAKTLVDVALQCENAGADIICIADSNGSLRPEQTARLVNLLKCATPLEVGFHAHDNLGLAMANSIEAVKAGATFIDSSLTGMGKGAGNLAMEIWLSLCNFNEGKERYHTEWIFNQVHQLVSKEFYNASYRSVVDMILGVKNLSVENRKMVEESLTTESQRVFSAIENVITGTAA
- a CDS encoding multidrug effflux MFS transporter, whose product is MNKTLSMPLVVLIACLSVGGLISTDIFLPALSEMQLFYKVTEAQIQDAIALFLFGVAFSQLVYGPLSDSLGRKKTLIAGLLIWLVSTVGVIYSTHINELLILRLLQGIGSCAGITVSRAIINDMLDKKSSAQLYLVIFPFVGMSPAIAPMIGGVLTQHFGWKSCFIFLTLFIVMTLGLCLTALRETLPPEKRQKLSAVAAMVNTLVVLRNRQFLFYAAIPCFAYAAYFSYIVESPFLLGKLGLSPLYIGYTYILLSVSYVAGNLIAKKRSRQAGIEETIRLGYRIFVLGGIIFALQMYLSPVPLFTSILSIGILTFGNGFLLPLGTASAIAAHPQASGTASGVMGALQLGSAALATFLIGKLSAHAPVMTALIIACVCVVGFLVYVFGQYGFMEFFSSKESNIND